From the Rhodococcus sp. NBC_00297 genome, one window contains:
- a CDS encoding zinc-dependent alcohol dehydrogenase, which translates to MKALRFVAENTAEVQNIDVPQIAADEVLIAARSVGVCHSDIELLEGRYIIPFEYPVIPGHEWSGEVAKVGADVTEFVVGDRVVGECVIGEDHFGFSISGAAAEFFVVKPAWLHKLPDEVSFTSGALVEPFSCGYYGLMRAGNVNASDVLVVLGAGPIGLGVVAGAAALGATTIVVEPSDARRAAALELGAAHAVTPEDVERVLREESRGRGADVVVEATGRPEVMATALELAGHRARLVYIGIDVGRSAPAKLGLIQSKELDIRGAIGSPGVWPATLRFIARSGIDLGRLVTREFSADDAVTALAESRKTAENIKVHITFDATL; encoded by the coding sequence GTGAAAGCACTCAGATTTGTCGCAGAGAACACGGCCGAGGTCCAGAACATCGACGTTCCGCAGATCGCCGCCGACGAGGTTCTCATCGCGGCCCGATCCGTCGGTGTGTGCCATTCCGACATCGAACTGCTCGAAGGTCGGTACATCATTCCGTTCGAGTATCCCGTCATCCCCGGGCACGAGTGGTCCGGTGAGGTGGCGAAGGTCGGCGCGGATGTGACCGAATTCGTCGTCGGAGACCGGGTGGTCGGCGAATGCGTCATCGGTGAGGACCACTTCGGGTTCTCGATCAGTGGTGCGGCGGCGGAGTTCTTCGTCGTGAAACCTGCCTGGCTGCACAAGCTTCCGGACGAGGTGTCCTTCACCAGCGGGGCTCTGGTGGAGCCGTTCAGTTGTGGCTACTACGGGCTGATGCGCGCTGGGAACGTCAATGCCAGCGATGTGCTCGTCGTCCTCGGTGCCGGACCGATCGGCCTCGGCGTCGTCGCCGGTGCGGCAGCGCTCGGCGCCACGACCATCGTCGTCGAGCCGTCCGACGCGCGACGTGCGGCAGCGCTGGAACTCGGTGCGGCGCACGCGGTGACACCCGAAGACGTCGAGCGTGTCCTGCGCGAGGAAAGCCGGGGACGGGGAGCCGACGTGGTCGTCGAGGCTACCGGCCGCCCGGAGGTCATGGCCACCGCGCTCGAACTCGCCGGCCACCGTGCACGGTTGGTGTACATCGGTATCGATGTCGGACGTTCCGCGCCGGCGAAGCTCGGCCTCATCCAGTCCAAGGAACTAGACATCAGGGGGGCGATCGGATCACCGGGGGTGTGGCCGGCCACCCTGCGCTTCATCGCCAGGAGCGGCATCGACCTCGGTCGACTGGTCACCCGGGAATTCTCGGCCGACGACGCGGTGACCGCACTCGCCGAGTCGCGCAAGACTGCCGAGAACATCAAGGTGCACATCACCTTCGACGCCACACTCTGA
- a CDS encoding SDR family NAD(P)-dependent oxidoreductase: MPRLHGKIAIVTGSGNGMGRAMAVLFAAEGAAVAVTDVSEKDGLETVRLIEQSGGQAKFWSLDVSSEDSVSAVFDEVRRHWGKLDILVNNAGISGVDKPTDEVTEAEWDAVFAVDVKGVFFCTKHVIRHLRDNGGGSIVNISSIYGLVGSHEMAPYHAAKGAVTLMTKKDAATYGRDHIRVNSVHPGTILTPFVRELAERSEGGLRGYLDIMEPKHPIGHVGEPEDVAQAVLFLASDEARFVHGSALVVDGGYTAV; this comes from the coding sequence ATGCCACGCCTGCACGGAAAAATTGCGATCGTCACCGGGTCGGGGAACGGAATGGGTCGTGCGATGGCCGTTCTGTTCGCCGCCGAGGGAGCCGCCGTCGCCGTCACCGACGTCTCGGAGAAGGACGGTCTCGAGACCGTGCGCCTCATCGAACAGAGCGGAGGGCAGGCGAAATTCTGGTCGCTGGACGTGAGTTCGGAGGACTCCGTGTCCGCCGTGTTCGACGAGGTGCGCCGTCACTGGGGAAAACTCGACATCCTGGTCAACAACGCCGGGATCTCAGGAGTCGACAAGCCCACCGACGAAGTCACCGAAGCGGAATGGGACGCGGTGTTCGCCGTCGACGTGAAAGGTGTCTTCTTCTGCACCAAACATGTCATCCGCCATCTGCGCGACAACGGTGGCGGAAGCATTGTCAACATCTCGTCGATCTACGGACTCGTGGGCTCGCACGAGATGGCGCCCTACCACGCAGCCAAGGGTGCCGTGACGCTCATGACCAAGAAGGATGCCGCGACGTACGGTCGTGACCACATCCGGGTCAACTCCGTGCATCCGGGAACCATTCTGACGCCGTTCGTCCGGGAGCTCGCCGAGCGCAGTGAGGGCGGATTGCGCGGATATCTCGACATCATGGAGCCCAAACACCCCATCGGACATGTGGGTGAGCCGGAGGACGTGGCACAGGCGGTGTTGTTCCTGGCCAGCGACGAAGCACGCTTCGTACACGGCTCCGCGCTGGTCGTCGACGGCGGTTACACTGCCGTGTGA
- a CDS encoding helix-turn-helix domain-containing protein gives MSDTAIEVGTSDTAAQMNVQMGLRLRGAREGAGMSLREMARRVNLSPSFISQVELGRTAPSVGTLYAIVTELGLSLDSLMAEDVAPRDMESAEPEPTPVEDDRHGVSHALGSAPASRVVPLPEVGSLPGLQRADERPELYLGGVRWERLTPDDDPNVEFLRVTYPPNTESCPPDNLMNHGGKEYIHILSGKLEIQVAFARQVLGPGDSLHFDSSIPHRLSNPHAETCIAMWFVVGRQH, from the coding sequence ATGAGCGACACGGCGATCGAAGTCGGTACCTCGGACACAGCAGCACAGATGAACGTCCAGATGGGTCTGCGGTTGCGCGGGGCCCGCGAGGGCGCGGGAATGTCGCTGCGTGAAATGGCTCGACGCGTGAACCTCTCCCCCAGTTTCATCTCACAGGTCGAGTTGGGCCGCACAGCTCCCTCGGTCGGCACCCTCTATGCCATCGTGACCGAACTCGGGCTGTCGCTCGACTCACTGATGGCGGAAGACGTCGCGCCGCGCGACATGGAAAGCGCCGAGCCCGAACCGACTCCGGTCGAGGACGACCGACACGGCGTCAGTCACGCGCTCGGAAGCGCACCCGCTTCCCGTGTCGTCCCGCTGCCGGAAGTCGGGTCACTCCCCGGGCTCCAACGCGCCGACGAGCGGCCCGAGCTCTATCTGGGCGGCGTGCGGTGGGAACGCCTGACGCCCGACGACGATCCGAATGTCGAGTTCCTCCGGGTGACGTATCCGCCGAACACGGAATCGTGTCCCCCGGACAACCTGATGAACCACGGCGGTAAGGAGTACATCCACATCCTCTCGGGCAAGCTCGAGATCCAGGTGGCGTTCGCTCGCCAGGTACTCGGGCCGGGCGACAGTCTCCATTTCGATTCGTCGATCCCTCACAGGCTCAGCAACCCGCACGCCGAGACGTGCATCGCGATGTGGTTCGTCGTGGGGCGCCAGCACTGA